A genomic window from Fibrobacterota bacterium includes:
- a CDS encoding NAD(P)/FAD-dependent oxidoreductase, which yields MTDPEMFEVVVLGAGASGLMCASEAAKRGRRVLVLDHAKKPGLKIRISGGGRSNFTNLDIQPKCYLSGNPHFCKSALSRFTQWDFLERIVQAGIQYEERSHGQLFCTGTANEIVEMLMADCRRHGVVFRLGTEIGSVEKRGERTYVVETSAGAVQAASLVVATGGLSYSTIGATGLGYDIARKMGIAVHEPTPGLVPFTLRGQDSRDLPALAGIALAATASIGEVRFTENVLFTHRGLSGPVILQISSYWSAGQAVLLDLLPGMDLFGHLKAQRTRQPLKMMRTVLVDHLPKRLIEVFLEVDLADRKLADCSDRHLQQVADRFQKWAFVPGGTEGYKKAEVTCGGVDCDAISSKTMEAKAAPGLFFVGEVLDVTGWLGGYNLQWAWSSGWCAGQYA from the coding sequence ATGACCGATCCGGAGATGTTCGAGGTGGTGGTGCTGGGTGCGGGCGCCTCGGGCCTGATGTGCGCGAGCGAGGCGGCCAAGCGGGGGCGGCGGGTGTTGGTGCTTGACCATGCCAAAAAGCCCGGGCTCAAGATCCGGATCTCCGGTGGTGGGCGCAGCAACTTCACCAACCTGGACATTCAGCCCAAGTGCTATCTCTCCGGCAATCCGCACTTTTGCAAGTCCGCCTTGAGCCGCTTCACGCAATGGGATTTCCTCGAGCGGATCGTGCAGGCCGGGATCCAGTACGAAGAACGCTCGCACGGCCAGTTGTTCTGCACGGGCACGGCCAACGAAATCGTGGAAATGCTGATGGCCGATTGCCGCAGGCATGGCGTTGTGTTCCGCCTTGGGACAGAAATTGGTAGCGTGGAAAAGCGAGGCGAACGGACCTATGTGGTTGAAACCTCGGCGGGCGCCGTTCAGGCGGCATCGTTGGTGGTGGCCACGGGTGGATTGTCCTACTCCACCATCGGGGCAACCGGGCTCGGCTACGACATCGCGCGCAAGATGGGAATCGCCGTCCATGAGCCCACACCAGGGCTGGTGCCCTTCACCTTGCGCGGCCAGGATTCCCGCGACCTTCCCGCCTTGGCGGGTATCGCCCTCGCGGCCACCGCGAGCATCGGGGAAGTGCGATTCACGGAAAATGTCTTGTTCACTCATCGGGGCTTGAGCGGTCCGGTCATCCTGCAGATCTCGTCGTATTGGTCGGCGGGCCAAGCCGTGCTGCTGGACTTGCTTCCGGGGATGGATCTGTTCGGACACCTAAAAGCGCAGCGTACGCGGCAGCCCCTGAAGATGATGCGCACCGTCTTGGTGGACCACCTTCCCAAGCGCCTGATCGAGGTCTTCCTGGAAGTGGATCTTGCCGATCGCAAACTCGCCGACTGTTCCGATCGCCATCTGCAACAGGTCGCCGACCGCTTCCAGAAATGGGCTTTCGTGCCCGGCGGAACCGAAGGCTACAAGAAGGCGGAGGTCACTTGCGGTGGGGTCGACTGCGACGCCATCTCCTCCAAGACCATGGAGGCCAAAGCGGCACCAGGCCTGTTCTTTGTCGGGGAGGTCTTGGATGTCACCGGCTGGCTCGGCGGCTACAACCTGCAATGGGCATGGTCGTCCGGCTGGTGCGCGGGCCAGTACGCGTGA
- a CDS encoding DUF3592 domain-containing protein, whose protein sequence is MNATTGAQLAKVFGILFSLGGAPFLILGLVFFFKARSFESNAIAVRGTVVEMIEEKKTEEHGFDEGKTQTYYYPVFAFADEKGTMHRVKSSMGTGSAPARVGDVVDLRYLPGDAESAQLADSTGMWLFAGVFGFFGIFFDSIGLMLLIVVPRLIRRSEKAAAAAATNP, encoded by the coding sequence ATGAACGCCACCACCGGTGCCCAGCTCGCCAAGGTCTTCGGCATCCTGTTCTCCCTCGGGGGAGCCCCCTTCCTGATCCTCGGATTGGTTTTCTTCTTCAAAGCACGCTCGTTCGAATCCAACGCCATCGCCGTGCGCGGGACGGTCGTGGAGATGATCGAGGAGAAGAAAACGGAGGAACACGGCTTCGACGAGGGCAAAACGCAGACCTACTACTATCCAGTCTTCGCCTTCGCCGACGAGAAAGGCACGATGCATCGCGTGAAGTCCAGCATGGGGACGGGAAGCGCTCCTGCCCGTGTCGGCGACGTCGTGGATCTGCGCTACCTTCCGGGAGATGCCGAATCCGCCCAGCTGGCCGACTCGACGGGGATGTGGCTCTTCGCTGGGGTCTTCGGGTTCTTCGGGATCTTCTTCGACTCGATCGGCCTGATGCTGTTGATCGTGGTCCCCCGCTTGATCCGCAGGTCGGAGAAAGCAGCCGCAGCGGCGGCCACGAATCCCTAA
- a CDS encoding metallophosphoesterase family protein has product MLYGIFSNVHANFEALDAALLRMEALGVEFKVFLGNAVGYGPDPNLCLDRIRAAADLAVLGGADLQLLQREFELGSFYFCKTLRWTGSVITQENRDFLQGLPDFAEHDSIHFQHGAPIGKPRDFYNIQDPEDSVEAFNSFPGNRCFYGNWAGKPTISLQDENGKVRLIEGIGEQEFHPDHRMLVDVGSVGQPRDRNPKAGFVTYDSVSGILREERVAYDIDKAVAKMKRLDFPEFLMQRLYEGR; this is encoded by the coding sequence ATGCTCTACGGAATCTTCTCGAATGTCCACGCCAACTTCGAGGCCCTGGACGCGGCCCTGCTCCGGATGGAGGCGCTGGGTGTGGAGTTCAAGGTGTTCCTGGGCAATGCGGTGGGATACGGTCCAGATCCGAACCTGTGCCTGGACCGCATCCGAGCAGCGGCAGACTTGGCTGTTTTGGGTGGTGCAGATCTTCAGCTGCTCCAGCGGGAGTTTGAACTGGGGAGCTTCTACTTCTGCAAGACCTTGCGCTGGACCGGTAGCGTCATCACCCAGGAAAATCGGGACTTCTTGCAGGGATTGCCAGATTTCGCCGAACACGATAGCATCCATTTCCAACATGGAGCTCCAATCGGAAAGCCTCGCGATTTCTACAACATCCAAGATCCGGAAGATTCTGTCGAGGCGTTCAACTCGTTTCCAGGGAACCGTTGTTTCTATGGGAATTGGGCGGGGAAACCGACGATCTCCCTCCAGGATGAAAACGGAAAGGTCCGTTTGATCGAAGGCATCGGTGAACAGGAATTCCATCCCGACCACAGGATGTTGGTGGATGTGGGGTCGGTGGGTCAACCGCGTGACCGCAATCCCAAGGCAGGATTTGTCACATACGATTCCGTCTCCGGAATCCTTCGCGAGGAGCGGGTCGCCTACGACATCGACAAGGCTGTGGCGAAGATGAAGCGCCTGGACTTCCCCGAGTTCCTGATGCAGAGGCTGTACGAGGGCCGATAG
- a CDS encoding BatD family protein translates to MARIGNLILVASALASQASARVLKADAGIDVQRMKVGEQATLTVQARVDVPSGTPWPELQLAEGLSVVGKDSSASTSRSISIINGSRRDENLVVIHFQFRLSAKKPGTYPVSISLEGKPLGQGQIVVEAAAQDVRTATILDKRTLYVGQQLPFTWRLTTEEQIQIPKFPDVRTALGNGFYSETRDSQQLQFKPVMENDKQTWRLDITGNLFPLRAGNQKLPSTSLEYRFLKALPPRNPMEAMMGRTMVVNGTARTEEIRLEILPVPESGRPATYQGGVGSFKIQSRLEKNSLRAGDGTTLILTLEGDGQPQASGTPVWSPPAGVETYPPQDEWTRSWKNGVLWTKLVRKIVLVPRQSGTVALDSVRFSWWDPEARKFQSAAIELPALLVAPAAEVQADTTRRNGHSGPMLSGWDRFWIGFGKISAVVWALALIGILVWRLVAWILVRRSRDYAVRKGLTLLDRRLSRLPKDRPAHRIAQELRTILSEALALRMGEEVLAYSSQELPTILRERLGWRDEDAIAVGNLSESLQACEFAGLELDPNSQKHVAGVLVLLRPSKKQ, encoded by the coding sequence ATGGCCCGGATTGGTAACCTGATCCTCGTTGCGTCGGCATTGGCCTCGCAAGCCTCCGCACGCGTGCTGAAGGCGGATGCCGGTATCGACGTGCAACGGATGAAAGTCGGCGAACAAGCGACCCTGACCGTCCAAGCCAGGGTCGACGTTCCCTCTGGAACGCCTTGGCCGGAGCTCCAACTCGCCGAAGGACTTTCCGTTGTCGGCAAGGATTCCTCCGCCTCCACCAGCAGGTCCATCTCCATCATCAACGGTTCGCGGCGAGACGAGAACCTGGTCGTCATCCATTTCCAATTTCGACTCTCCGCAAAGAAGCCAGGCACCTACCCGGTCTCCATTTCCCTCGAAGGAAAACCCTTGGGGCAAGGCCAGATTGTCGTGGAGGCAGCCGCCCAGGATGTCCGAACCGCCACGATCCTTGACAAGCGCACCCTGTACGTGGGTCAGCAACTGCCTTTCACATGGCGCTTGACCACCGAGGAGCAAATTCAAATCCCGAAATTCCCTGATGTCCGCACGGCGCTCGGAAACGGGTTCTATTCGGAAACACGTGACTCGCAGCAACTCCAGTTCAAACCTGTGATGGAAAACGACAAGCAAACGTGGCGACTGGACATCACCGGGAATCTTTTCCCCCTGCGAGCAGGTAACCAGAAATTGCCGTCAACGTCCCTGGAATACCGCTTTTTGAAGGCACTCCCCCCTCGCAATCCCATGGAAGCCATGATGGGTCGCACCATGGTGGTCAACGGCACGGCTCGCACGGAGGAGATCCGCCTGGAAATCCTGCCCGTGCCGGAATCCGGCAGACCTGCCACCTACCAAGGCGGTGTCGGGTCGTTCAAGATCCAATCCAGGCTGGAGAAAAACTCGTTGCGCGCCGGCGACGGCACCACGCTCATCCTCACGTTGGAAGGTGATGGTCAACCGCAGGCAAGCGGAACGCCGGTGTGGAGTCCTCCAGCCGGTGTGGAAACATACCCGCCTCAGGACGAATGGACGCGCTCCTGGAAGAACGGAGTCCTCTGGACGAAACTTGTCCGCAAGATCGTTCTGGTTCCCCGACAGTCAGGCACCGTGGCATTGGACTCCGTACGTTTTTCCTGGTGGGATCCGGAAGCGAGGAAGTTCCAATCCGCCGCCATCGAGTTGCCCGCTCTCCTGGTGGCCCCAGCCGCCGAGGTGCAGGCTGATACCACCCGTCGCAATGGCCATTCCGGCCCGATGCTCAGCGGATGGGACCGATTCTGGATCGGATTCGGAAAGATCTCCGCAGTCGTCTGGGCCTTGGCTCTGATCGGGATCCTGGTCTGGCGACTGGTGGCGTGGATCCTGGTCCGACGCTCGCGCGACTACGCCGTGCGCAAAGGCTTGACGCTGCTGGATCGGCGTTTGTCCAGACTGCCGAAGGATCGCCCAGCCCACAGGATCGCGCAGGAGCTGCGGACCATCCTATCCGAAGCCCTAGCATTGCGCATGGGCGAGGAAGTCCTGGCCTACTCGTCGCAGGAACTGCCCACCATCCTGCGGGAGCGCTTGGGTTGGCGCGACGAGGACGCCATCGCGGTGGGGAACCTTTCCGAGTCTCTCCAGGCCTGCGAATTCGCGGGCTTGGAACTGGACCCGAACTCGCAAAAGCATGTGGCGGGGGTGCTGGTCTTGCTGAGGCCGTCGAAAAAGCAGTAA
- a CDS encoding ADP-ribosylglycohydrolase family protein codes for MNEQTWNRIQGGIYGMLVGDALGVPYEFQESAEIPDLDLIEFHPPADFRRSHEGVPPGTWSDDGAQALCLLASLLECGKLDQADYAQRLVDWYNQGYMAIDQKVFDVGVTTASSIRCLMNGISPENSGATGDYDNGNGSLMRVLPLALWHRGSDEDLVESAHRQSHITHAHMRSKVCCALYCLWARNILREDSEPWANALENLRRIYVGNPQATYELEWSVRPEQFEEGSGSGYVVDSLRTAFVIQKSPSFEAIVKAAVKIGNDTDTTACIAGGIAGLRFGMRSIPTRWIEDLRGKEIVEDLLGRLRKVLEKTNGPSYRIDTPGSQAFSASVQSLAGALLAKYGLRQVGPVQDHGSDPKGAGRLYLAFYEAPGYFLKIRTTDGAVEVLTGASSAPLDWSDLDAGEKRAWFWPSDSESETGVVKISSQDLLELRDNLSDGHVGWV; via the coding sequence ATGAACGAACAGACATGGAATCGGATCCAAGGCGGGATCTACGGGATGCTGGTGGGCGATGCGCTCGGTGTGCCCTACGAGTTCCAGGAATCGGCGGAGATCCCGGATCTGGACCTGATCGAATTCCATCCGCCTGCCGATTTCCGTCGTTCGCACGAGGGCGTCCCTCCCGGCACGTGGTCGGACGACGGGGCTCAGGCCCTGTGCTTGTTGGCTTCCCTGTTGGAGTGCGGAAAGCTGGATCAAGCCGATTACGCCCAGCGGCTGGTGGACTGGTACAACCAGGGGTACATGGCCATCGATCAAAAGGTGTTCGATGTGGGCGTCACCACCGCCAGTTCGATCCGCTGCCTGATGAACGGGATCTCTCCGGAAAATTCCGGAGCGACCGGCGATTACGACAACGGCAACGGCTCGCTCATGCGGGTCCTGCCGCTGGCCCTATGGCACCGTGGGAGCGACGAAGACCTGGTGGAATCCGCGCACCGGCAATCGCACATCACGCACGCACACATGCGGTCGAAAGTGTGCTGTGCGCTCTACTGCCTGTGGGCCAGAAACATTTTGCGGGAGGACTCCGAACCTTGGGCGAATGCTTTGGAAAACCTGCGGCGAATCTATGTGGGGAATCCACAGGCGACCTACGAGCTGGAATGGTCGGTTCGGCCGGAACAGTTCGAGGAAGGTTCAGGCTCAGGGTATGTGGTGGATTCGCTCCGAACCGCCTTCGTCATCCAAAAATCTCCTTCCTTCGAAGCGATCGTGAAAGCTGCCGTCAAGATCGGCAACGACACCGACACCACCGCCTGCATCGCCGGAGGGATCGCCGGTCTGCGCTTTGGCATGCGCTCCATCCCCACACGTTGGATCGAGGATTTGCGCGGCAAGGAGATCGTGGAAGATCTCCTCGGGAGGCTCCGCAAGGTGCTGGAAAAAACCAACGGACCATCGTATCGCATCGACACTCCGGGTAGTCAGGCCTTTTCTGCCAGCGTCCAGTCCTTGGCGGGGGCGTTGTTGGCGAAATACGGATTGCGGCAGGTAGGGCCGGTCCAAGACCATGGAAGCGATCCTAAAGGTGCGGGTCGTCTCTACCTCGCTTTTTACGAGGCCCCGGGGTATTTCCTCAAGATCCGTACGACCGATGGTGCCGTCGAGGTCCTGACCGGCGCATCGAGTGCCCCATTGGACTGGAGTGACCTCGATGCGGGAGAGAAACGGGCTTGGTTCTGGCCATCCGATTCAGAGTCGGAAACGGGTGTGGTGAAGATTTCTTCGCAGGACCTGTTGGAACTGCGGGACAATCTCTCGGACGGGCATGTCGGGTGGGTTTGA
- a CDS encoding DUF3592 domain-containing protein, producing MNFTFKSKFTKISGVGSFALGVPFLILAVVFILVEQNFQRDALPAKGMVVDMIIDKHNSPTDNTERTYYHPVYQFRDANGNDHHVKSSTGFGMPSVGVGDSVYLLYDRTNVENVRLANGQGMYPFVVIFGIFGVFFVLTGLVLTLIVPRFVGTSPTAAPEG from the coding sequence ATGAACTTTACCTTCAAATCCAAGTTCACCAAGATCTCCGGTGTCGGCTCTTTCGCTTTGGGAGTGCCGTTCCTGATCCTTGCGGTTGTATTCATCCTGGTGGAGCAAAACTTCCAGAGAGATGCTCTTCCCGCCAAAGGCATGGTGGTGGACATGATCATTGACAAACACAACTCCCCCACGGACAATACCGAGAGGACCTACTACCATCCGGTCTATCAATTCCGGGATGCCAATGGCAACGATCATCATGTGAAGTCAAGCACTGGCTTTGGCATGCCTTCCGTTGGTGTCGGCGATTCCGTATACCTGTTGTACGATCGGACAAACGTGGAGAACGTGCGTCTTGCAAACGGCCAGGGGATGTATCCCTTCGTGGTGATCTTCGGGATCTTCGGTGTATTCTTCGTTTTGACAGGGCTGGTTTTGACGCTCATCGTTCCTCGATTCGTCGGAACCTCGCCGACGGCGGCGCCGGAGGGCTGA
- a CDS encoding VWA domain-containing protein, translating to MIPREWLRPELVWLLAALPALGWLAWRARRRVPRMLLPGLPKGFKPRSSLRRKLSSLPLWIRLAALACLVVAVARPVSRTAWSEDSIHGVDIILAFDVSTSMQIRDVKPSRIEAARTMMNQFVLSRNHDRMGVVAFAGKPMTRCPLTTDREVLRDLIDSTSNLGVEDGTAIGDALLLAGNRLRQSKAKSKVVVLLTDGQNNAGAIDPLSASRALSAVGIRLYTIGLGTNGIFEQDFVFPDGIRRRASAQSDLDPKILEAMADAAGGRSFLATDRDALSKAYSEIDRLEKSEISSKTFWETRELFVPWAIAALCLVLAAWALERTWLRRTP from the coding sequence ATGATTCCTCGGGAATGGCTCCGTCCGGAGCTGGTCTGGTTGTTGGCGGCGCTGCCAGCGCTGGGATGGCTGGCTTGGCGCGCACGGCGACGCGTCCCGCGCATGCTGCTGCCCGGGCTGCCCAAGGGATTCAAGCCGCGCTCCAGTCTTCGTCGCAAATTGTCGAGTCTTCCACTCTGGATCCGGTTGGCGGCATTGGCTTGCCTCGTCGTCGCCGTCGCGCGTCCGGTCTCCCGCACCGCTTGGAGCGAGGATTCCATCCACGGCGTGGACATCATCCTCGCCTTCGACGTTTCCACGTCCATGCAGATCCGCGACGTGAAGCCCAGCCGCATCGAGGCGGCGCGCACGATGATGAACCAGTTCGTTCTTTCGCGAAACCACGACCGCATGGGCGTGGTCGCCTTCGCCGGCAAGCCCATGACGCGTTGCCCGCTCACCACCGATCGGGAGGTTTTGCGCGACCTCATCGATTCCACCTCGAACCTGGGAGTGGAAGACGGCACCGCCATCGGCGATGCGTTGTTGCTGGCGGGCAACCGGCTGCGCCAATCGAAGGCGAAATCCAAGGTGGTGGTGCTGCTGACCGACGGCCAGAACAACGCCGGGGCGATCGACCCGCTTTCCGCATCCCGTGCGTTGTCCGCCGTGGGTATCCGCCTGTATACCATCGGGCTGGGGACCAACGGCATCTTCGAGCAGGATTTCGTCTTTCCCGACGGTATCCGTCGCAGGGCAAGCGCGCAGTCCGATCTCGATCCCAAGATCCTTGAAGCCATGGCCGACGCGGCAGGCGGGAGGTCGTTCCTGGCCACCGACCGCGACGCGCTCTCCAAAGCGTATTCGGAAATCGACCGTCTGGAGAAGAGCGAGATCTCCTCCAAGACCTTCTGGGAAACCCGCGAACTGTTCGTTCCTTGGGCGATCGCCGCGCTTTGCCTGGTTCTCGCCGCCTGGGCGTTGGAACGCACCTGGCTCCGGAGGACGCCATGA
- a CDS encoding DUF4184 family protein, whose amino-acid sequence MPFTTSHIIAAIGIHKVAPRLSLSALAIGTMSPDFEYLLRLKPMSSVSHTAAGSFLFCVPAGLVVWALHGAILQPALSGRVLGEHPHAAKLDCGLRNVLLVAVAVWIGALTHIVWDGFTHAGGFALDWFPVLRSPVWTDPDIPLFKILQHGSSLAGAVGIGVWVWRRHRSLLLEWITSPKALRAIVRMLFVGGLVAMVGGLLNGFLSLRGEASFQPGRFVVGCMDAVFLLALLDGILFRWRRLRRRP is encoded by the coding sequence ATGCCATTCACCACGTCGCACATCATCGCCGCGATCGGCATCCACAAGGTCGCTCCCCGGCTGTCTTTGTCGGCCTTGGCGATCGGAACGATGTCACCGGACTTCGAGTATCTGCTTCGTCTGAAGCCCATGAGTTCGGTTTCGCATACGGCGGCAGGATCCTTCCTGTTTTGCGTTCCGGCTGGCTTGGTCGTTTGGGCGCTGCATGGAGCGATTCTCCAGCCAGCCCTGTCTGGCCGGGTGCTGGGGGAACACCCGCATGCGGCGAAATTGGACTGTGGCCTGCGGAATGTTCTGCTGGTTGCGGTGGCGGTGTGGATCGGGGCTCTGACACATATTGTCTGGGATGGCTTCACCCATGCGGGAGGATTCGCCTTGGACTGGTTTCCGGTGCTTCGTTCTCCCGTATGGACGGATCCGGACATCCCGCTGTTCAAGATATTGCAGCACGGAAGTTCCTTGGCGGGTGCGGTCGGGATTGGCGTCTGGGTCTGGCGTCGGCATCGGTCGCTCCTTCTCGAGTGGATCACTTCTCCGAAAGCGCTCCGCGCCATCGTGAGGATGTTGTTCGTGGGAGGGCTTGTGGCCATGGTTGGTGGCTTGCTGAACGGATTTTTGAGCCTGCGGGGGGAAGCATCCTTTCAGCCCGGGCGATTTGTCGTGGGATGCATGGATGCGGTCTTCCTGCTGGCCCTTCTCGACGGAATCCTCTTCCGGTGGCGGCGATTGAGGCGGAGACCATGA
- a CDS encoding prolyl oligopeptidase family serine peptidase translates to MSPDPQDKKKHPAILWITGGDCNSLGDVWTASPASNDQTASAYREAGIVTMYPSLRGGNTNPGQREGFLGEVDDILAAASYLKGLEYVDSSRVYLGGHSTGGTLVLLTAELTDVFAGVVAFGPVSSPNAYGKESGFLPYDETIELEEKIRAPALWLQDVNTPTVVFEGGTGNTPHLEYMKNLTKNPKIKFLTIPNGDHFSVLFPTNKLLAQAILNNSFFENAESIAFAANGSVVNH, encoded by the coding sequence CTGAGTCCGGATCCTCAGGACAAGAAAAAACATCCCGCGATCCTTTGGATCACCGGTGGGGATTGCAACTCGTTGGGCGATGTTTGGACGGCTTCGCCAGCCTCCAACGACCAGACCGCGTCGGCCTATCGCGAAGCGGGAATTGTCACCATGTATCCTTCGCTTCGCGGAGGCAACACCAACCCCGGACAGCGAGAGGGGTTCCTCGGCGAGGTGGACGACATCCTGGCGGCGGCCTCGTATCTCAAGGGACTCGAGTACGTGGATTCCTCACGAGTGTACCTGGGAGGACACAGCACCGGAGGGACCTTGGTCTTGCTGACGGCGGAATTGACCGATGTCTTCGCCGGAGTCGTTGCCTTCGGACCGGTCTCGAGTCCGAATGCCTACGGAAAGGAATCTGGATTTCTTCCCTACGATGAAACCATCGAGCTAGAAGAAAAAATTCGGGCACCCGCTCTGTGGCTCCAGGATGTGAACACTCCCACCGTGGTCTTCGAAGGAGGAACGGGAAACACTCCCCATCTCGAGTACATGAAGAATCTCACGAAGAATCCAAAAATCAAATTCCTGACCATCCCCAACGGAGATCACTTCTCCGTCCTGTTCCCAACGAACAAGCTCCTTGCCCAGGCGATCTTGAACAACTCCTTCTTCGAGAACGCAGAGTCCATCGCCTTTGCGGCGAACGGCTCCGTGGTGAATCACTAG
- a CDS encoding DUF58 domain-containing protein has translation MIPPESLARRIVRRVRRIELRARGRVSDPLAGGHMSTFKGTGMRFREVRSYQDGDDPRSIDWNVTARLNEPFVKVFEEERELTAAFLVDLSASSLAGSRGGILREAAAEFCAVLALSCLGTQESLALLTHTDVMESWLPPARGPQVLSRVLREILEHPIKGTKTDLGAACDQLARRLRRRSVVFVVSDFRDDPERYAPALRRLGIRHDLNLVRLEPAGFDPLPGEGLVSFLDPETGEELEMDVSDPILRRELSAACGRELEELLRQARKARAVLARCPTGSDPLAIVRTLVRERARAHGGVRA, from the coding sequence GTGATCCCCCCGGAAAGCCTCGCGCGACGGATCGTGCGCCGGGTTCGCCGCATCGAGCTCAGGGCGCGCGGTCGGGTCAGCGATCCGCTCGCGGGCGGGCACATGTCGACGTTCAAGGGAACCGGAATGCGTTTCCGCGAGGTTCGCTCCTACCAGGACGGCGACGATCCACGCTCCATCGATTGGAATGTGACCGCGAGGTTGAACGAGCCGTTCGTGAAGGTCTTCGAGGAAGAACGCGAACTGACCGCGGCATTTCTTGTCGACCTCTCGGCCAGCTCCCTGGCCGGCAGCCGCGGGGGCATCCTGCGCGAGGCCGCCGCCGAATTCTGCGCCGTGCTCGCCCTGTCCTGTCTGGGAACCCAGGAAAGCCTGGCCCTGCTCACCCACACCGACGTGATGGAGTCGTGGCTGCCCCCCGCGCGCGGCCCGCAAGTGCTCAGCCGGGTCTTGCGCGAGATCCTGGAGCACCCGATCAAGGGCACCAAGACGGATCTGGGCGCGGCCTGCGACCAGTTGGCCCGCCGCCTGCGCAGGAGATCCGTGGTGTTCGTGGTCTCGGATTTCCGGGACGATCCGGAACGGTACGCCCCGGCCTTGCGCCGACTGGGCATCCGCCACGACCTGAACCTGGTTCGGCTGGAACCGGCCGGATTCGATCCGCTCCCCGGCGAAGGCCTGGTGTCTTTCCTGGATCCGGAAACCGGCGAGGAACTGGAAATGGACGTTTCCGATCCCATCCTGCGACGGGAATTGTCCGCCGCCTGCGGTCGCGAACTGGAAGAACTCCTGCGCCAAGCCCGCAAGGCACGCGCCGTGCTGGCGCGCTGTCCCACCGGCAGCGACCCGCTGGCCATCGTCCGCACCCTCGTGCGGGAACGTGCTCGCGCCCACGGAGGTGTCCGCGCATGA
- a CDS encoding VWA domain-containing protein codes for MITWANPERLSWLWGILLWTASLALLSWRRRRARRNLADREILSQVVRGDSPGLEIARVALATVAAALVVLALARPQWGERLVPAPAKGADVVLVVDASLSMLAQDVAPDRLGLARRDLRRLVDSLGPCRIGLVGFAGSAIRQIPLTEDRAALSTLLDALGPDLLPTAGTEIAPAIATARAMMERSQAARKVVVLVSDGGDHGEGSSDEAKRLAQLGVELHVLGVGGPVAVPIPLPEGGSKQDGEGNIVTVKLESETLKTLAEAGRGGYNELSPMSWNLAPVLASVNTVVAEGGKPGMRLERIDRFDWFLVAAMILLAIELVLPHGRKRTC; via the coding sequence ATGATCACCTGGGCCAATCCCGAACGCCTTTCCTGGCTGTGGGGAATCCTTCTCTGGACCGCCTCGCTGGCGTTGCTTTCCTGGCGCCGCCGACGCGCTCGACGGAATTTGGCAGACAGGGAAATCCTGTCCCAGGTGGTCCGCGGCGATTCGCCGGGCCTGGAGATCGCGAGAGTCGCCCTGGCCACGGTGGCGGCCGCTCTGGTGGTGCTGGCGCTGGCCCGCCCACAATGGGGTGAACGACTCGTGCCCGCCCCGGCCAAGGGAGCCGACGTGGTGCTGGTGGTGGATGCATCCCTTTCCATGCTCGCGCAGGACGTGGCCCCCGACCGTTTGGGCTTGGCCCGCCGCGATCTGCGCCGGTTGGTGGACAGCCTGGGACCTTGCCGGATCGGCCTGGTGGGATTCGCGGGAAGTGCCATCCGACAGATTCCGCTCACCGAGGATCGCGCGGCCCTTTCCACCCTGCTCGACGCCTTGGGTCCGGACCTCCTGCCCACGGCTGGGACGGAAATCGCACCGGCCATCGCCACGGCACGCGCCATGATGGAGCGCTCGCAAGCCGCGAGGAAGGTGGTGGTGCTGGTTTCCGACGGCGGCGACCACGGCGAGGGATCCTCCGATGAAGCCAAACGCCTGGCCCAATTGGGCGTGGAGCTGCATGTGCTGGGTGTCGGCGGACCCGTGGCCGTCCCCATCCCACTGCCGGAGGGCGGAAGCAAGCAAGACGGCGAAGGCAACATCGTCACCGTCAAATTGGAATCCGAGACGTTGAAAACCCTGGCCGAGGCCGGTCGCGGAGGTTATAACGAGCTTTCCCCGATGTCGTGGAACCTCGCCCCGGTTCTGGCCTCGGTCAACACCGTGGTCGCCGAAGGCGGCAAACCTGGAATGCGGCTGGAACGCATCGACCGGTTCGACTGGTTCCTGGTCGCGGCGATGATCCTCCTGGCCATCGAACTCGTGCTCCCGCACGGAAGGAAACGGACATGCTGA